TGACTTCTTATGTTTTTTGGTATAAGCAAATGAGATTTACCATGCTCTTTAAGAACGCGAGTTACTCTACGTAGATACATCCGTTGCCTTATCTTCTGTGACCTTACAGTGCCAccagtgttttcttcctttttgcccTCGGGCCATctttattctgtcttttcatGGGTGTTCCCgttttgaaatcttttctctGTAGGCTGATATTAATGCTGTTGGGTGGCAGGTGCGTTAGGAAGATCGTTATCTGTGCATGGCACTGCAGCCTGAGCGAACCAGGATATGTACGGAGTAAAGGTTCTTAGAAAACAAACTGGAGCCAATATCAtctaaagcaaagcaaaattcaaagaaaaaaggtgggGGAGGAAAGATGTTGAGCGAAAACAAACGTTTCAGCTGTCTAAAACAGAGGACTTGTTCTGTTGTTCCTTTACAGCTGTAAAGATGGGGAGTTTCGGAAATACCAGGGCGCAAGAACTAAAACTGACTTCATAAATTTCATCAGTGACCAGGAATGGAAATCCATCGAACCGGTTTCGTCCTGGTTTGgtccttcctctttcctgtaAGTTTTGGTAGGATTTTTTATTATCGTTTGTTGTCAAATATGCCCGCTTCAAGGACGTGGTGTGAGAGATGGAGCACGTACGTGCTTCACCTGGTGCTGCGTGGGGAAGGACGGGTCGGTACAGGCCCGTAGGTCGTTAACAGCTCGTGCAGCAACTCAGGGCTGGTAACAGGTCTGTGAACAGGATGTGTGGGTGGCTGTGCCTCCTCCCTCGCTTGTGGGAGGGTGGTGAGCACTACCGCTGCAGAAGTTTCCTGAGCAAGGTTTGCTTTAAGGTCTCAGTTAAAAGTCGGATGTATTGTTTTATCAAAATCTGGCAGATCGCTTACACTTGAGGCTCTTCTCTTGGTTATGTAGCAGAATGATAGTTTGCCGAGCTAAATTCTAGAAATCTAGCAATAAAAACTGGGAAACGTTGTGGCAACGCAGTTGTAATATACGGCCTGGCCGTGTAAGTCGACATACCCGTTGCAAAGTTAAGAGCAGCGCGGAGGGGTGAGGCGAAGATGCTGTAGTCTGGGAAGAAACGTGCTCTTGGGCGTATGTATGCCCTTGTTTTGTGGCTTGGAAATGCTTGTAGTTGTTAGTGCCTACGCTGCGTGGTGGGGAGAGGGGTGGTTTCAGAGCAGTGAGATAACTGAGTGGTAGAGCGTGTTGGGAATGCTATTGGTTGAGGCAAATGAGGCCAATTGTggtttttcttctcatttgagAGATGTCAGCTATCATTGCGGTCGCTGACCTGTGCTAACTGCACTGGGGTTTAAGCAGGTTTGGGTATCGTTGGTCCGCTTTATGAAGTGTTACGCTAGGTTGAAATCTTACATTTTGTCTCCTAGTAAGCTCAACTTCATCGTGTTGTCTACTTACAATGCTATTTGAGTCTTCAAACCAGGTAGTTTTCTTACAGAGTATTATCCCCCTCCGAGGAACACGTGAAATAGGGTACTCATTTTAGGATTAGGAGGTTTCCTATTGGCAGTGTCCAGTACAGCTCCTTTGTGCACGTTGAAGGAGCGTGCAGGTCTTTACTAATGAGTGCCTGCTTCCGCAGCTCACCCGTTAGCAACTTATGTCGTCtttaatgttttgatttctcctttcttttacagGTAGTCCGTACTTAATGCTAAGTTTCACAGTAGCAGGGAAATGTCAGAACCAGCAGAATATCCGTAGCAGATAGCCTGGTCTTTTTTGAGCTTGTATTTAACACAAAGCTAAACTCAGCTGCCTGAAGATCTCTCAGTTCTCACACAACCTGAGCTTTTTCAACACGTTCTTTGTTTTAGTAGAATGTCCGGATGATTAATTATTAGTACCGTAAATAGAGTTCCAGCTGGCTTCTCAGAGGCTGTTGATCCATATATAACTTAGAATATAAACacaagtaattaaaattaatgtgcCAGAGGGCCAAGTCAAGGCATTGGTAGTCATCCAGATGTGGAATATCGCGCAGGGTGATGCTGGTTCTAAAGATAGCTTCGTGGGAAATGGGTGCTTACTGCAGGAGAAGACAAAACAggagataaaaaacaaaagtagtcAAAAGGGAAACCAGGCATGAGCAGAGAATTGTTCAACATGCACCTAAACAGTGACTAGTCAGGCAAACTAGAAGATAAGACATTTGACTAACTTGGATGCTTTCGGttacttttctgtgctttctttcaggATGAGCAGCATGTCGGCGTTGTTTCAGTTATCAATGTGGATCAGGGTATGTGCTCAGATCTCAGCTTCATTTCAATATTTAGGATATTCAGCTATCCTTGAGATGActctcctgtttgttttttggttttttgttctAGCACTGCCATGGTTATTTAACAGAAAGCGTTGGAATACCGGTTTGGGGCTCATACGCCATTTTTGCGTTGGCAACTCTGTTCTCAGGACTGATACTGGGACTCGTAAGTGAACCCCTTGAAGCAGAGTGGCTTGTGCCTGCTGTGGTGCGTCTTTGCTTTAACCTTGGCTTTCTTTGGTTTCAGATGATGGTGTTCTTGGCAGACTGTCTCTGCCCTTCCAAAAAACACAGACCACCGCAGTACCCTTATTCAAGTAAGCCTACTGTTTACTTCAAATTCAGTGTTGGGTAAATCTtacttaataaaaaaatgctgcgGAACTTGGGTCTGCAGAAGGGAGATTTAATGGAGAAGTCTTCACACATGACTGATGCTGTGCTTTAACTGCAGTTTTTGCCCTTTAGGGTTGACAGTGAAAGATTATATTTGAGGCTAATGCCAAACTATTgcttaaaagcagttttttaggtggtagaaaaaaatgtttttgctgcaTCTTTATACCTACAAGTTATAAAATTCCATATGTGCAGGGAGATAGAGTAAAAATTTTGAATCATTGCTTTATCCTCTGGAGCTCTCATTGCTGCTGAGTTGCaggatttgtttctgttttaggGGCAAAGTGAGGATCAAAAGGGAGTTCGGTGGATAGTGAGTGATTCAGTTTGGGGTTAGCCTCTGGAATCTATCAAGGTAACGTTAAAATAGATGGAAGGAGATCTGAATGCTAGCTTATGTTTTGTAGGAACCTTACTCATTTTTCCCAAACTGGAAGAAGTTGTTTGTTACCTTGTCTAGCAGGCTGTAAGCTTTAATACTTGACCTGTGGGTAACTTCATGCTAGCAATGATTCTACCGAAGGTAGCAATTTAAGTAACCGATGCTGGAAAGTGCTACCTGGATTAAGTTCGTCCCCGTTCCGTGCCAGTCTGTGatacttcttaaaaaacaaaacaaaaaaaaaccacgaaCAGCAAACGTTTCACTTGTTACTGGTATTACTTTCTGTATGcgttttcttttcccctcaagAAAAGCTAGCTCCAGAGTCAGCTCACCTGTTGAAAAAGCTGGATGAAGAACAAGAAGCGGACGAAGAAGATATCTCGGATGATGAGGCAGAGGATAAAGAGGAGTCTGACAGAAACTCGTCACCAAATGCTGTACGACAGCGCCCAGTGAACCCCGCTGTGACAGCGGATAAGTCTTAGCATTATTTGCACGCAGGATTAGTGTTCGTGAGTCACCAAATCAAAAGGAGTTAAATGTCAAATCCTTCACCTCGAAGAGAAGAGTGACTCCTGTCATGGTAGTTCTGATGCATTTCACTAATTCAGAATTAAAGTGTCTTCGGTACCAGGTACTCAAAACTAAAACTTGCTGTTGCACATGGCTGAAGCCTCTGTGTGCAGAGGAGTACCAAGAAATGACGTGGCTTCTCAGATGACTTGTCctatagggattttttttaatagaatgtAAACCATTGTATTAGGGAAcattagcaagaaaaaaatgcactaacCTGTTCGCTGTTAAAGCATTCAAAAGGGTTTCTCAGCACAACTCTAGTTGTGCTCTGAAGAAATGCTGAGGGGAAAAGTTCCTTCAGTTTATGGGATGTTTTCCGGGCTTGCT
The genomic region above belongs to Cygnus olor isolate bCygOlo1 chromosome 5, bCygOlo1.pri.v2, whole genome shotgun sequence and contains:
- the TMX1 gene encoding thioredoxin-related transmembrane protein 1 isoform X1 is translated as MAAVGWGCALLALLLAAAGGAAALGRPSPVRVLSDGTWRELLHGEWMVEFYAPWCPACQSLQPEWEKFAEWGEDLDVNIAKVDVTEQPGLSGRFVITALPTIYHCKDGEFRKYQGARTKTDFINFISDQEWKSIEPVSSWFGPSSFLMSSMSALFQLSMWIRHCHGYLTESVGIPVWGSYAIFALATLFSGLILGLVSEPLEAEWLVPAVVRLCFNLGFLWFQMMVFLADCLCPSKKHRPPQYPYSKKLAPESAHLLKKLDEEQEADEEDISDDEAEDKEESDRNSSPNAVRQRPVNPAVTADKS
- the TMX1 gene encoding thioredoxin-related transmembrane protein 1 isoform X2, giving the protein MAAVGWGCALLALLLAAAGGAAALGRPSPVRVLSDGTWRELLHGEWMVEFYAPWCPACQSLQPEWEKFAEWGEDLDVNIAKVDVTEQPGLSGRFVITALPTIYHCKDGEFRKYQGARTKTDFINFISDQEWKSIEPVSSWFGPSSFLMSSMSALFQLSMWIRHCHGYLTESVGIPVWGSYAIFALATLFSGLILGLMMVFLADCLCPSKKHRPPQYPYSKKLAPESAHLLKKLDEEQEADEEDISDDEAEDKEESDRNSSPNAVRQRPVNPAVTADKS